Proteins encoded by one window of Musa acuminata AAA Group cultivar baxijiao chromosome BXJ2-9, Cavendish_Baxijiao_AAA, whole genome shotgun sequence:
- the LOC135580902 gene encoding pentatricopeptide repeat-containing protein At5g65560-like: MRRRWAVAVTASKPTPGLLSTSSSSIRPFSSRYSSSSAVAAEDLLAETLPPEKPSTGSFLVARLSYLLSRPHWCKNRSLKKLARSVTPPVVAELLQGGSLDAESALAFFQWIGQRPGYRHSVESYASLVHVLLRSKSRFQVDEVVTFMIKSCYSVEEVRTALETFKLINRAGGGVRFRPSIWCYNTLLMSLGRYGMIEEMNDMYRQINNDQVLPDLVTYNTMIKAYCMEGNLAETKQYLRCLLESGLAPDRFTYNFLILGHCRSKKLDRACWIFLMMPQMGRRRNEFSYTILIQGLCKHSRVNEALSLFLKMGSDACHPNVHTYTVMIDGLCTVGKLDDAEKLLNEIFDRGLVPSNVTYNALLDGYCKRGKFEAAYGVMKLMESNGCKLDEWTYSIVIQSLCKENRLEDAEALLNEAIARGCGPNVFTFSALLHVYCKHGKIADGLRVMELMESNGCKPDAWTYTMMIDGLCKENRLDDAVKMLREMFDRRLIPSVVTYTALVGGFCERRKMNDALQVVEMMESYGCQPNAWTYTELIYGFCLERNVHKAMSLLSKMLEGGSTPNIITYTNLINGQCQEGYMDDALRLLNSMEAKGLVADQQTYTILIDALCKDGRIGEAYALFSSLARKDVIPNKVMYTALIDGLCKSGKIDFAYSLLKRMSLDDCLPDTFTYSVLIDGFCKERKLQEALSLLGTMSKKGVEPTAVTFTILIDEMLYKGDYDHAKKMLNQIFSSGCKPTAHTYTAFVHAYCCEGRVEEAESTVTEMKNKGILPDLVTYNTLINGFGTMGYMDRAFSALKNMIDSACHPNYWTYSVLLEHFLKGKQENIVLSSSELWEKIDVAIVLEFLGEMEQFDCAPNLVTYGALIAGFCKVARLEEAYLMLSHMKKGGLLPNGDIYNSLIICCCKLNRYMEASTFMNSMSECGYLPQLESYQVLLSGLCDERNSEQAKLFFCDLMGKGYNPDEVVWKVLIDGVLKKGYVNECSEMFTIMKELNCYPTPQTLALMAKYTSELSQGETSILEK; encoded by the coding sequence ATGAGAAGACGATGGGCGGTTGCCGTCACGGCCAGCAAGCCCACCCCTGGTCTACTatcaacctcctcctcctccatacgACCCTTCTCTTCTCGgtattcctcctcctccgccgtcgcCGCCGAAGACTTACTAGCCGAGACCCTGCCACCAGAGAAACCCAGCACCGGCTCGTTTCTCGTCGCCCGCCTATCCTATCTTCTCTCCCGGCCGCACTGGTGCAAGAATCGCTCTTTGAAAAAATTGGCTCGCTCCGTGACCCCGCCCGTGGTCGCCGAGCTGCTCCAGGGCGGTTCCCTCGATGCCGAGTCGGCGCTCGCGTTCTTCCAATGGATCGGCCAGCGTCCAGGATACCGGCACAGTGTAGAGTCCTATGCCTCCCTGGTCCACGTACTCCTTCGATCGAAATCTCGCTTCCAGGTTGACGAAGTTGTCACCTTTATGATTAAATCGTGTTATTCCGTCGAGGAAGTGCGCACAGCATTGGAGACATTTAAGTTGATCAACAGAGCAGGTGGCGGTGTCAGATTCAGGCCCTCTATTTGGTGTTACAACACGCTGTTGATGTCCCTCGGCAGGTATGGAATGATCGAGGAGATGAACGATATGTACCGGCAGATTAATAATGATCAAGTTTTGCCTGACCTTGTTACCTACAATACGATGATCAAGGCCTATTGCATGGAAGGGAATCTGGCTGAAACAAAACAGTATCTTAGGTGCTTACTGGAATCTGGTTTGGCTCCAGATAGATTTACGTACAATTTTTTGATCTTAGGGCACTGTCGGAGCAAGAAATTAGACAGGGCTTGTTGGATTTTCTTGATGATGCCACAGATGGGTCGCCGGAGAAACGAATTTTCATACACCATCCTCATCCAAGGGCTCTGTAAGCACTCTAGGGTAAATGAGGCTTTGAGCTTGTTCTTAAAGATGGGAAGTGATGCATGTCACCCTAATGTCCACACGTACACGGTGATGATAGATGGTCTTTGCACGGTGGGAAAGCTTGATGATGCTGAGAaattgttgaatgagatttttgatAGAGGTTTGGTTCCTAGCAATGTGACTTACAATGCTCTGCTGGATGGTTACTGTAAGAGAGGGAAATTTGAAGCTGCTTATGGGGTTATGAAGCTAATGGAATCAAATGGTTGCAAGCTAGATGAATGGACTTATTCAATAGTCATTCAGAGTCTTTGTAAGGAGAATAGGCTTGAGGATGCTGAGGCATTGCTGAATGAGGCCATTGCAAGGGGTTGTGGTCCTAATGTCTTTACATTTAGCGCTCTCTTACATGTATATTGCAAGCATGGGAAGATTGCTGATGGTTTGAGAGTTATGGAACTCATGGAATCAAATGGATGTAAACCAGATGCATGGACTTATACAATGATGATTGATGGCCTGTGTAAGGAGAATAGACTAGATGATGCTGTAAAAATGCTAAGGGAGATGTTTGATAGACGTTTGATTCCAAGTGTTGTCACCTATACTGCTTTGGTTGGTGGATTTTGTGAGAGAAGGAAGATGAACGATGCACTACAGGTTGTGGAGATGATGGAGTCATATGGGTGTCAACCAAATGCTTGGACTTATACTGAGCTGATTTATGGATTTTGTCTAGAGAGAAACGTGCACAAGGCGATGAGTTTGTTATCCAAGATGCTTGAAGGTGGATCAACTCCAAACATAATCACATACACCAACTTGATTAATGGGCAGTGCCAGGAGGGTTATATGGATGATGCTCTCAGATTACTCAACTCAATGGAGGCAAAAGGTTTGGTCGCTGATCAGCAGACATATACTATTTTAATAGATGCCCTCTGCAAGGACGGCAGAATTGGTGAAGCTTATGCTTTATTTTCCTCTCTTGCCAGAAAAGATGTAATTCCAAACAAGGTCATGTATACTGCACTAATAGATGGCCTATGCAAATCAGGAAAGATTGATTTTGCTTATTCCCTGCTTAAGAGAATGAGTTTAGATGATTGCTTGCCAGACACCTTCACGTACAGTGTGTTAATAGATGGCTTTTGCAAAGAAAGAAAATTGCAAGAAGCCTTGTCACTGCTGGGGACTATGTCCAAAAAAGGTGTAGAGCCTACAGCTGTAACTTTTACGATTCTTATTGATGAGATGCTCTATAAAGGGGACTATGATCATGCTAAAAAGATGTTGAACCAAATATTTTCTTCAGGTTGTAAGCCAACTGCACACACTTACACTGCATTCGTCCATGCCTATTGCTGTGAGGGAAGGGTAGAAGAGGCGGAAAGTACAGTAACAGAGATGAAGAATAAAGGAATTCTTCCTGATTTGGTAACATATAACACATTGATTAATGGATTTGGAACTATGGGGTACATGGATCGTGCATTTTCTGCTCTCAAGAACATGATCGATTCTGCATGCCATCCAAACTACTGGACTTACTCAGTTTTGCTCGAGCATTTCTTGAAAGGCAAGCAGGAAAACATTGTCCTTAGTAGTTCAGAATTGTGGGAGAAAATAGATGTAGCAATAGTTCTGGAGTTTTTAGGGGAGATGGAACAGTTTGATTGTGCTCCTAATCTTGTTACATATGGTGCCCTCATAGCAGGCTTCTGCAAGGTGGCACGGTTGGAAGAAGCATATCTGATGTTGTCTCATATGAAAAAAGGAGGTTTATTACCCAACGGAGACATCTACAACTCTCTCATTATTTGTTGCTGCAAGTTAAACCGGTATATGGAGGCATCAACTTTTATGAACTCCATGTCAGAATGTGGCTATCTTCCTCAGTTGGAATCCTACCAGGTTCTTCTTTCAGGGCTCTGTGATGAAAGAAACTCTGAGCAAGCTAAATTATTTTTCTGTGACTTAATGGGTAAAGGTTATAATCCTGATGAGGTTGTATGGAAAGTTCTCATTGATGGTGTACTTAAAAAAGGTTATGTGAATGAATGTTCTGAGATGTTTACAATCATGAAGGAATTGAACTGCTATCCTACTCCTCAGACACTTGCTCTGATGGCCAAGTACACTTCTGAACTAAGTCAGGGGGAAACAAGCATACTGGAGAAATGA
- the LOC135623755 gene encoding cellulose synthase-like protein E6: MAERRLLSLFGTERAKGRTAYKLFASSMLVSICLVLFYRATNIPGRGEQGRWAWMGMLAAELWFTFYWIITQSVRWNPIYRHTFKERLSEIDDSELPGLDIFVCTADPVAEPPALVISTVLSVMAYDYPPEKLSVYLSDDAGSELTFYALWEAAQFARHWLPFCRRHKVEPRSPAAYFSSRSHPCDTCNDTERSYMKNLYKEMESRIDAVVMLGKVHEDLRARKGFSEWKSGMTSRNHQPIVQILTDSSDKSSVDDDGTALPTLVYMAREKRPQHHHNFKAGAMNALIRVSSLISNSPVILNVDCDMYSNNVESIRDALCFFLDEEKGHDIGFVQFPQNYENNTKNDLYGNAFKVINAVELAGLDSWGGPLYIGTGCFHRREVLCGRKYSKDYKEDWKRETKRKKEDTAFILEERAKSLATCTYEHNTPWGNEMGLQYGCPVEDVITGLAIQCRGWRSVYFNPPRKGFLGVAPSTLAETLVQHKRWSEGNFQIFLSKYCSFLQGHGKLKLGLQMAYCIYGLWAPNSIPTLYYVTIPSLSLLKGISLFPKVSSPWIIPFAYVAIAKNAYGLVESLACGDTLIGWWNIQRMWLLKRITSYLYGTVDAILKVMGFPRTGFTITAKMADADASKRYEQEIMEFGSSSSSPMFVVIATTALLNLLCLVVGLQRLVADWDFGDQFLIQLLLCGVVVALNLPIYEALFLRKDKGRMAPAVTCISLGFTAVAYLLPIV, from the exons atggcaGAGAGGAGACTCCTCTCTCTCTTTGGGACAGAGAGAGCAAAGGGAAGGACTGCCTACAAGCTGTTTGCCAGCTCCATGCTTGTGAGCATTTGCCTGGTCTTGTTCTACAGAGCAACTAACATCCCCGGAAGAGGGGAACAAGGGAGGTGGGCATGGATGGGGATGCTTGCAGCAGAGCTCTGGTTCACTTTCTACTGGATCATCACTCAGTCCGTGCGTTGGAATCCCATTTATCGCCACACCTTCAAGGAGAGACTCTCTGAGAT AGATGACTCCGAGCTGCCGGGGCTGGACATCTTCGTGTGCACCGCCGACCCTGTGGCGGAGCCGCCTGCGCTGGTGATCTCCACCGTGCTGTCGGTCATGGCGTACGACTACCCGCCGGAGAAGCTGAGCGTGTACCTCTCCGATGACGCCGGATCGGAGCTGACGTTCTACGCTCTCTGGGAGGCAGCACAGTTCGCGAGGCATTGGCTCCCTTTTTGCAGGCGGCACAAGGTCGAGCCACGGTCACCGGCAGCCTACTTCTCATCCCGTTCCCACCCTTGCGATACCTGCAACGACACGGAGCGGTCCTACATGAAG AACCTATACAAAGAAATGGAAAGCCGCATAGATGCCGTTGTCATGCTTGGGAAGGTACATGAAGATCTCAGAGCACGGAAAGGCTTTTCAGAATGGAAATCTGGGATGACATCCAGGAATCATCAGCCTATTGTTCAG ATCTTGACAGATAGCAGTGACAAAAGTTCGGTCGACGATGATGGCACTGCGTTACCAACATTGGTGTACATGGCACGCGAGAAGAGACCGCAGCACCATCACAACTTCAAAGCTGGCGCCATGAACGCTTTG ATAAGGGTGTCTTCATTGATAAGCAACAGCCCGGTCATCCTCAACGTGGACTGCGACATGTACTCCAACAACGTGGAGTCCATCAGAGACGCACTGTGCTTCTTCCTGGATGAAGAGAAGGGTCATGACATTGGCTTTGTGCAGTTCCCTCAGAACTATGAGAACAACACCAAGAATGATCTTTATGGCAATGCCTTTAAGGTGATCAATGCG GTGGAGCTTGCCGGCTTGGACAGCTGGGGAGGACCTTTGTACATCGGCACTGGATGCTTCCACAGAAGAGAGGTCCTCTGTGGGAGAAAGTACAGCAAGGACTACAAGGAAGACTGGAAAAGAGAAactaagaggaagaaggaagatacTGCCTTCATCTTGGAAGAGCGAGCCAAGTCTCTTGCCACTTGCACCTACGAGCACAACACTCCTTGGGGCAatgag ATGGGATTGCAGTATGGATGTCCGGTAGAGGATGTGATCACAGGATTAGCAATTCAATGCAGAGGTTGGAGATCCGTCTACTTCAATCCTCCAAGGAAAGGTTTCTTGGGTGTTGCTCCGTCGACACTGGCAGAGACACTGGTGCAGCACAAGAGATGGAGTGAAGGGAACTTCCAAATCTTCCTCTCCAAGTACTGCTCTTTCCTACAAGGCCATGGGAAGCTAAAACTAGGACTGCAGATGGCCTACTGCATCTATGGCTTGTGGGCACCAAATTCCATCCCAACTCTCTACTACGTTACGATCCCTTCCCTGTCCCTCCTCAAAGGCATCTCCTTATTCCCAAAG GTCTCCAGCCCATGGATCATCCCCTTTGCCTACGTCGCCATAGCCAAGAATGCGTATGGCTTGGTTGAATCCCTGGCATGTGGTGATACCTTAATTGGGTGGTGGAACATACAAAGGATGTGGTTGCTGAAGAGGATCACCTCGTATCTCTACGGCACGGTTGATGCCATCCTCAAGGTGATGGGGTTCCCCAGGACAGGGTTCACGATCACGGCGAAGATGGCGGACGCGGACGCCTCCAAGAGGTACGAGCAGGAGATCATGGAGTTCGGCTCGTCATCGTCGTCGCCGATGTTCGTCGTGATCGCCACGACGGCGTTGCTCAACCTTCTCTGTTTGGTGGTTGGGTTGCAGAGGCTGGTCGCAGATTGGGATTTTGGAGACCAGTTCTTGATCCAACTTCTTCTTTGTGGAGTGGTAGTGGCTCTGAATCTTCCCATCTATGAGGCACTCTTCTTGAGGAAGGACAAGGGAAGGATGGCTCCTGCTGTCACATGCATCTCTCTTGGATTCACTGCTGTGGCTTATCTACTTCCTATAGTGTAG
- the LOC135622110 gene encoding caffeic acid 3-O-methyltransferase-like: MAAMKEVLRLTPEEEEEACQRALQLSSVVIFPMTLKVAIELGLFEIIVGAGPGGALSAEEIAAQLPAKNPQAANWVDRLLCLLAANDVITCTVVSADGRSLRKYSMKPVCKYLTTNDDASIAKYALLEHDKINIDIWHHVKESLLGGVHPVEAAYGMSAFEYMGTDPRFSKVFNEGMLSHSGIMIKQLLRNYNGFAGINVLVDVGGNDGATLRMITSQHPHVKGINFDLPHVISTAQPIPGVQHVSGDMFDSVPSGDAIFLKWILHDWSDDLCVTLLKNCRKSLPENGKVLVVEYIRPVAPAATAQAQFIFQLDLVMLAHCIGGKERTEEEFRALATEAGFAGFNAAATFAGMSVLEFTK; this comes from the exons ATGGCGGCCATGAAGGAGGTGCTGCGGTTGACccccgaggaggaggaagaggcatgCCAGCGCGCACTGCAACTGTCGTCGGTCGTCATCTTCCCCATGACCCTCAAGGTGGCCATCGAGCTCGGCCTATTCGAGATCATCGTCGGAGCTGGCCCAGGCGGTGCACTGAGCGCGGAGGAAATCGCTGCCCAGCTGCCGGCCAAGAACCCGCAGGCGGCCAACTGGGTGGACCGGCTTCTCTGCTTACTCGCTGCCAACGATGTCATCACCTGCACCGTCGTCTCCGCCGATGGTCGCAGTTTGCGGAAGTACAGCATGAAGCCCGTCTGCAAGTACTTGACTACGAACGACGATGCCTCTATAGCGAAGTATGCTTTGTTGGAGCACGACAAGATCAACATCGATATATG GCACCACGTAAAGGAATCGTTGTTGGGCGGTGTTCACCCTGTGGAGGCCGCCTACGGCATGTCGGCGTTCGAGTACATGGGCACCGATCCACGGTTCAGTAAGGTGTTCAACGAGGGGATGCTGAGCCACTCCGGCATCATGATCAAGCAGCTGCTCCGCAACTACAACGGCTTCGCTGGGATCAACGTGCTCGTCGATGTCGGCGGCAATGACGGCGCCACCCTCCGCATGATCACCTCCCAGCACCCCCACGTCAAGGGCATCAACTTCGACCTCCCCCATGTCATCTCCACCGCACAACCGATTCCAG GAGTGCAGCACGTCAGTGGAGACATGTTCGACAGTGTTCCCTCTGGAGACGCCATTTTCTTGAAG TGGATTCTTCATGATTGGAGTGACGATCTCTGTGTGACGTTGCTGAAGAATTGCCGGAAGAGTCTCCCGGAGAATGGGAAGGTGTTGGTGGTGGAATACATCCGTCCGGTGGCTCCGGCGGCAACTGCACAAGCCCAATTCATCTTCCAGTTGGACCTCGTCATGTTGGCTCACTGCATCGGAGGGAAGGAGAGAACTGAGGAGGAGTTCCGGGCCTTGGCAACGGAAGCCGGCTTCGCCGGATTCAATGCTGCTGCTACGTTTGCGGGTATGTCGGTGTTGGAGTTCACCAAGTAA
- the LOC135623756 gene encoding disease resistance protein RPM1-like, which translates to MDPLTFAVLSNYLACLSKDLTSAAVRGAITAVNKSQGSKSIDIEHEFDNLRKELRSMQCLLRDEEQRKQDSESQANWVEEVKETAQDVEDMMDLIVYFGHCQEWDKSWNSHASDYIGTRLTKVKEEFENIKQRRDRYLPQLLMRREEQSYHGGCQMWQPHEELPHETTGTDVVGMEQNEARVIKWLLGETDDAPRNMVVSICGMGGLGKTSLARRVYNDQHVRGHFDCFAWVSISKTYNAEEPLRSIVRQIIGNREVQGTPDELDECLHQKRYVIVLDDVWSRNACNDFSYLLQNGKVGSRVIVTTRDHHVAASLCIDSHILNLQPLPESEAWSLFCKKAFWIDPNKSCPKDLEDWARKIVAKCEGLPLAVLTLGSLLSSKDRSPLTWKRFYNGIGSELSNNEMLVTMSRILMLSYADLPNHLKQCYLHCGSLFPENHVIKKNWLLRLWVAEGLVEDIHGMTSEEVAEGYFDELILRSMLQVARKDEFGKVKACRMHILMREVTLCVSKGHKLCAVLDEQGAKVDDVKARRLSVQIGIEKAPAVPPNNKKEEAPLSRLRSLLFFVDDQASAASFLTMSPNLMLLKVLELRNVPIDHVPGEVFDLFNLRYLSLRDTNVEVLPKYVKRLKMLETLDLRGTKVICLPHEVAKLKELRHLLMDCVYVLKKLKKGRGIINLVSDQATVKKIDDILNQKAPRIKTDTSSWIRDMKGLLTLKTVEADERLIAEIAALVRLRCLGLTNVHAEDGIQLCDSISKMGQLLSLTIDAASDEALMLDSLPSPPPHLRKLVLDGQLWKVPPWFNLLSSLTHLYLLDSQLKATCNPIPHLEKLDSLAHLTLRRAYNGEQLRFRANMFLRLKSLNIAELKRLSQLDMEEKALPSLSLLHLSRCRDLQGEGLCGIDNLPGLRHLYLQDMPESLMSSLEGDHRLKASTGWESISKSMSWL; encoded by the coding sequence ATGGATCCGCTGACTTTCGCTGTGCTGAGCAACTACCTGGCGTGCTTGAGCAAGGATCTGACCTCCGCTGCTGTCCGAGGAGCGATAACAGCCGTCAACAAGAGTCAAGGATCCAAAAGCATTGATATCGAACATGAGTTCGATAACCTGAGGAAGGAGCTCAGGAGCATGCAGTGCTTACTACGTGACGAGGAGCAACGGAAACAAGACAGCGAGTCCCAGGCGAATTGGGTGGAGGAGGTGAAGGAAACAGCGCAGGACGTCGAAGACATGATGGATCTTATCGTCTACTTCGGTCACTGCCAAGAGTGGGATAAATCGTGGAACTCCCACGCCTCAGACTACATCGGCACTCGTTTGACCAAAGTCAAAGAAGAATTCGAAAATATTAAACAAAGAAGAGACCGATACCTGCCACAGCTCTTGATGCGCAGAGAAGAACAGAGCTACCACGGTGGCTGTCAGATGTGGCAGCCACATGAGGAGCTGCCTCACGAAACCACGGGCACTGATGTGGTGGGAATGGAGCAAAACGAAGCCAGAGTCATTAAATGGCTCCTTGGTGAGACTGACGACGCCCCGAGGAACATGGTGGTCTCGATTTGTGGCATGGGCGGCCTGGGCAAGACTAGCCTGGCCAGGAGAGTCTACAACGACCAGCATGTCAGGGGACACTTCGATTGCTTTGCTTGGGTTTCCATCTCCAAAACCTACAACGCTGAGGAGCCGTTGCGAAGCATCGTAAGGCAGATCATAGGCAACCGCGAGGTGCAGGGGACACCAGACGAGCTCGACGAGTGCCTTCATCAGAAGAGGTACGTGATCGTGTTAGATGATGTGTGGAGCAGAAACGCATGTAATGACTTTTCTTATCTCCTGCAAAACGGTAAAGTGGGCAGTAGGGTCATCGTCACCACAAGAGACCACCACGTAGCTGCCTCGCTATGCATCGACAGCCATATCTTGAACCTCCAGCCTTTGCCTGAATCCGAAGCTTGGTCTCTTTTCTGCAAGAAGGCTTTCTGGATAGATCCTAATAAGTCTTGCCCCAAAGATTTAGAGGACTGGGCTCGAAAAATTGTAGCGAAGTGTGAAGGCTTGCCTTTAGCTGTCCTTACACTAGGAAGCTTGTTGTCGTCCAAAGATCGGAGTCCTTTGACTTGGAAGCGCTTCTACAATGGTATCGGCTCAGAGTTGAGCAACAACGAGATGCTCGTAACCATGTCGCGCATCTTGATGCTTAGCTACGCTGATCTACCTAACCATCTCAAGCAGTGCTACTTGCACTGTGGTAGCCTCTTTCCGGAGAACCATGTGATCAAGAAAAATTGGCTCCTCAGGTTGTGGGTAGCGGAGGGACTCGTGGAGGACATACATGGAATGACATCGGAGGAAGTCGCAGAGGGCTACTTCGATGAGCTGATCCTTCGTAGCATGCTCCAGGTGGCAAGGAAGGATGAATTCGGCAAAGTCAAAGCCTGCCGAATGCACATCCTCATGAGAGAGGTAACCCTATGTGTATCCAAAGGCCACAAACTCTGTGCGGTTTTGGATGAGCAAGGAGCGAAAGTAGATGATGTCAAAGCGCGTCGCCTGTCCGTCCAGATCGGCATTGAGAAAGCCCCGGCTGTCCCGCCAAATAATAAGAAGGAGGAGGCTCCGTTGTCTCGCCTTCGATCTCTTCTCTTCTTCGTCGATGACCAAGCTTCTGCTGCTTCTTTCCTAACCATGTCCCCAAATCTTATGCTGTTGAAGGTGCTAGAACTGAGAAATGTTCCTATCGACCATGTCCCGGGTGAAGTGTTCGATCTGTTCAATCTAAGGTACTTGAGCTTAAGGGACACAAATGTTGAAGTGCTCCCCAAATATGTCAAAAGACTTAAGATGCTCGAGACCTTGGATCTGAGGGGAACCAAGGTGATTTGTCTTCCCCATGAAGTGGCTAAGCTCAAGGAACTGCGGCATCTGCTAATGGACTGTGTTTATGTACTAAAGAAGCTAAAAAAAGGGAGGGGTATAATTAATTTAGTATCCGATCAGGCAACCGTGAAGAAGATTGACGACATACTGAATCAAAAAGCTCCAAGGATAAAAACAGATACCAGTTCGTGGATACGGGATATGAAAGGCTTGCTGACTCTGAAAACAGTCGAAGCAGATGAGAGGCTCATCGCTGAAATAGCTGCGCTGGTCCGACTGAGATGCCTTGGACTTACGAACGTGCATGCGGAAGACGGGATTCAGCTGTGCGATTCCATTAGCAAGATGGGCCAGCTTCTCTCCCTCACTATCGACGCGGCATCCGACGAGGCACTGATGTTGGACTCCCTGCCTTCTCCTCCACCTCACCTCCGCAAGCTTGTATTGGATGGGCAGCTGTGGAAAGTCCCTCCATGGTTCAATCTCCTAAGCAGCCTAACCCACTTGTACTTACTGGATTCTCAACTGAAAGCTACCTGCAACCCCATTCCTCATCTTGAGAAACTAGATAGTCTGGCGCACCTCACGCTGCGAAGGGCATACAACGGAGAGCAGCTGCGCTTCCGTGCAAACATGTTCTTGCGTCTGAAGTCACTTAATATTGCAGAGTTGAAACGCCTGAGTCAGCTGGACATGGAGGAAAAGGCTCTGCCGAGCTTGTCTTTGCTGCATCTTAGCCGCTGCAGAGATCTACAGGGAGAAGGACTTTGTGGCATCGACAACCTTCCCGGTCTCCGCCATCTATACTTGCAAGATATGCCTGAAAGCCTTATGTCGAGCCTTGAAGGAGACCATCGACTGAAGGCGAGCACTGGCTGGGAGTCTATCTCAAAGTCGATGTCGTGGCTTTGA